A segment of the Candidatus Izimaplasma bacterium HR1 genome:
TATGATGTCAGCGAATTTTAATCAAGATTACTTTATATATAAGGAATTAATGCAAAAAATTAGAGGATACAAATCATAACCTTTTAAGTTTGGGTACAAAATCAAATATAAACTAAAAAATAATTGTAAATTATTAATTTTCAGATATTGGGTGACAACTGATTGTCCGGACTACAACAAAGAAGAATTTATTCAGAAATAAAAGAAGTTATAAAGACAAATTGTCAATCAATTAGGATAGTAATACAACTCAAAATAGATTCAATATAAACTTCTATTAAATATATAAATGCTCGTTTTCTTTATTTGTATGATAAAGTGTTCATAGAGTATTTTCTCAAGGTATATGAGAATATAAAGGAGAAACATTTTATGGCAAAGAAGAACCGCATAATAGGATACGCAAGGGTTTCAACATTAGAACAAAAATTAGATCGTCAACAAATAGCTCTTAAGGATTATGGTTGCGACATTATATTTGAGGAAAAAGTAAGTGGTAAGAAGAAACAGAACCGCCCTCAATATAAGCAAATGATTAAGATGTTAAAAGAAGGAGACATGGTTGTTACAACGGAAATCGATCGTATGTCTCGTTCTACTCAAGATTTAATCCACATGGTTAATGACTTCAAGAAAAGAGGCGTAGGCTTCGTTTCTATAAATGATACATGGTTAAATACTCAAGGCCCAATGGGAGACTTTATCTTTACCATAATGGCCGGTTTAGCTCAGTATGAACGTGCTATAACTTCGTCAAGAGTTAGAGAGGGAATGGCAGCGGCTCAAGCTAAGGGAGTTAAATTTGGAGCTCCTCGTAAAAATGCTGAAGAGGTAGACGCAGCAATAGAACGATACTTCCGTAGAGAAGCGACTGCTAAACAGTTGATCGCTGAAACTGGAATCTCCCGTACACAATGGTTCTATCATGTCAGAGTAGAAAAAGCTCGACGTGAGGAAGCAGATAAGAAGAAGAAAACAACTAAGAAGAAATAAGTATATATAAGGTGGGCCAATCGGCTTGCCTTTTTTTGTACGACAATCATTTTTATAGTTACTAACAATTATATATATAATTGAGATTATTTCATATAGCCCCATTAACGGTTATTAACGGTAATAACGGTTATACGGTTGGATACTGTTTATTAAGGTGCAAATACTGCACTTTCTAATGGGTAAGCTGTTAAATGGTTCTACTTATACTGAGTAGTATTGTGAAGAGAGGAATGTAAGTTTATTTGTTTGTGGAATTATAGACACTTTGGGTTATAAAATTTTATATCCATATTTTGAAACCACTAGATGTAGAGCATTGTGGGGAGTGGGCCCCCGAGGGGAGGGGGGCATACTTAAATGCAATGTAATGAGTAATTATAGCTATGTTCTACAATCGTATCTAAGGAAAGAAAAGTCAGAAGAATAATAAGATTAAACGAACATGATGAAACCGAGGGTAACGTCTAATTAAAGACCCTTGAGTGTATTTTGAAGTGGTAATACTGTAGTTTATGAAACTAAATCTATAATACTTTCAGATATTTGGGCTCACAGCAGATAGCTTACATAATGTGAGCAATAGGAATGAATTCATACGAGATATAATATGTTTTATAGTTTATAAAATAGGTATGGTAAAATAGAAATATAGTAAAAGTACCTTGATACCAAAATAGGAGGGGTAGAATGAAAATTGATGACTCGAAATATATATGTGACAGTCTTATAGGAAATACGATTAGTATAAGTTTTAATAGCGAGTTATCCTTTGTACAAGATTTTGCACATGCATTTGCGGAAGCTGAGGATATTGTTTTCTCTGAAAGTCCGGACTTGTATCTTAAATTCAAAGATATAGTTTATTGTATTGAACATTTTAGAGTGGATGCATCAGAAAGTGATAGGGGTGGAAGTACATACCTTCAAGAATATAATGAGAGAGTAAGAGAGAAACAATTTGATATTTTGACAGATAAAGCAGTTTCCTCAACGAAAGGTTTTGCTTTAGAAACAGAAAGTATTATGACCAGTTTGACATTTGATAATTTATTAAACAATACTGTGAGGAGCCTTGATAAGCATTATGTGAAGATTCCTCAATACATCAATAATTTGCATACTTATTTTGGAACGAAAGTTGAATATAGAACTATATTCTTTATACAATGTGATATTCTTTTTCCAAGTTTTATACTCAATGAAGTCTATTCAATGAGGGCTGTCAATGTATTAAATGATATCAGATTCATTGATTTTCTTAAGGGGAAAACTGAACTTGATGGAATTATATTGCACTATGATAAAAGCTCAAACTCGGAGGTTGTAAATAGATTCTGTAGAACTACTTTGGAGAACTTAGAAAATTATGTAGTAGACAATCATTTTGTTTATGACTTTACAAAGACGAGGATACATGATTTTGAGAATCCAATGTCTGCGAGTACAGTGATTCATATACCGAAAGATAAGAAGTAGGAATCGATACTTATAGTTAATTAAATCATAATTGGGATATTCTATTTTGCTTTGGTTCTGAGTTAGTCGTTATATCTTATGAATTATAGGTCTGTTTAATTCATTTCAAGACTATAATATGATCCATTTAGATATGTGCAAAAAAGAGAAACTAAAATGTGAGATTTGACTTAATGTTTGTTTTTATTTGTAAAAATTATGATATAATACAAATAAGTTATATTGAAAATTGCTGGTGTCATATGAGTGATAAGAAGAACATAAGGTATCATCGCATAACACACTGAAAAAAAGGAAGGTAAACTAATGAAAAAGTATATAATTGAAGTTTTCTTAGATGTTTGGAACAAAAACAAGAAGAAGTTGCTAGCATATTTGTGGAGTATTGTATCATATTTAGGGACGATATTTGATGACTTGTTAAAATCAATCCCAGAGGTCGCTTTTGAAATATCCTTAGCTTTATCCTTAGTAGTTAGTTTTTTTGTAACTATTAACATTGCTTTTAACTTTTCAAAAAAGATAATTAACCAAAATACTAAACTTGAAGTTAAAATTCAAAATCATGAGACAACAATAGAATTGATAAATAATCAAATTAATGCCATAAATTATAACGAATATAAAATGATAGGGAATAATGAGAAACCAAAGCTTTCATTTGATCTAGTAAGGTATTATGCAAATTTACATCCTCAAGCTATGTTAAGCCAAGAACCAATAATAGTTATAGAAGATAAAATTCCCTTAACCGCTCGAAAAAACTATATAACATTGAACAAAACAAAAGTGAAGTATTCAACCAACCCTATAAATGAAATATCTAAATATCTCCAAGATTATGAGGTTGTGAGAGATGAAAAAAGTGCAGTATTAAAAGAAAAATCAAAGCATTTGAGTATTTTCAAGATTGTTAATGTTGGTAATGTAGCTCTTGATGCATTTTACCCGCTAATTGTTACAAATGACATTGATGTAGTGAGTAGTAATATTGTTCCACAACTAATGAAGGTTAACGAAGAAGTATATTTTTATTTGCTAATAGACATTAAAGATTCACCTACAATAAAATATGATTTCGTTTTAAATTACTTCTATGAAGATGAACAGTATTCACAGTCTTTTTTCTTGGATATAAAAGAAGGAAAATTAGAGCAAAGTGTGAAACTCAAAAGAGATAAAGAGTAATATATTGTTGTCCTATCATTTAAATTGGGGATTGACAAATATAGGCCGATAGATTACACTGTTATCAAGGAATTAATCTTACGGATTTGCCCGTGGATATGCTCGTATAAACGTCTTGATAAGGCGGTAATTGTGGAATTGGTAGACACGCAAGATTCAAAATCTTGTGGAGGTAACGTCGTGTCGGTTCGACCCCGACTACTGGTACCAAGTTTTAAACTAAAAGGAAGCAAAATCCTACAAAAAAGAGAACACTTTATTTTAGTGCTCTCTTTTTAAATACAATATAATTGCCTTGGATAAATATTCTATCTCAGCCTCACCACTTTCTGTATTATAAACATTGACACAATGACAATATAAAGAGGAAATAAATTTCGAGTAATTCTTTTAGATTATGGTATAATTAAAACAGTTGTATTTTGCGAGGTGAATTATGATAACAGATGTATTAAAAGATGTATTAGATGATTTATTTGAAGGTGCGTATGTGGTTGATGATCAAAGACAAATTTTGTATTGGAATGATGGTGCTACAAAAATAACGGGGTATTCCAAAGATGAAGTAGTTAATTCATTTTGTTTTAACAATATTTTACGTCATGTGGATCATACCGGTAAAGAACTCTGTTTAGATGGTTGTCCATTGAAAGCCACTTTGGAAACTGGTGTTAAACAAGAGTCAAGTGTATTCTTGCATCATAAAAATGGACATCGTATTCCAGTCATTGTTAGGACATCTCCTATTTATGATAAGGATAACGTTGTAGTAGGTTCTTTAGAAATCTTTACAGATTCAAGATATAAACAAGACTTATATACTCAGAATAGAAGACTTCAAGATTTATCTACTAAGGATCCATTAACAAGAATATATAATCGAAGATATATTGATTTTCAAATTAAATCCCTAATTAACTCTTATAGCGATTTTGAACAAGCATTTGGTTTATTATATATGGATATAGATAATTTCAAAAAAGTTAATGATACTTATGGACATGTTGTTGGAGATGAAGTTTTAAAACTAGTCTCAAGAACTTTAAATTCAAATATAAGAGGTGAAGATGTATTGGGGAGATATGGTGGAGAAGAATTTATCGTTGTGGTAAAATGCTCAAAACCTGAAGAGTTATCTTTGGTTTCTGAGAAACTTAGAATTCTTATAGAGAAATCTTCGATCATAACCAATAATGAATTAGTTAAAATTACAGTTTCAATTGGTAGCACATTATTTAATGTTGGTGAAAGTTTAGAAAGTCTTGTCAACCGTGCTGATAAGGCAATGTATAACTCCAAGCAAACAGGAAAAAATAAAGTAACAGTATATTAAGGAGAATGAGTATGAAAATTTTAGCGGTTAATGCAGGTAGTTCATCTTTAAAGTTTCAATTACTAAAAATGCCACAAGAAGATGTTTTAGTGAGTGGAGTGATTGATAGAATAGGGATGGATTATTCAGAGATAAAAATAAAACTAAATGGCGATAAAATCGTTGAAAGATTTGTATGTTCTGATCATAGTGTAGCAGTTGAGTTATTATTGAAAAAATTGCTAGATTTAAAAGCAGTTAAATCCCTAAATGAAATTAATGGTGTTGGACACCGAGTTGTTCATGGTGGAGAAAAATTTAGTGATAGTGTAGTTATTACTGAAGATGTAATCAAAGCAATTGAAGATGTAAGTGACTTAGCTCCATTACATAACCCAGCCAACTTAACTGGAATTAGAGCTTTTCAAAAGGCATTGCCAAATATTAAAGGTGTAGCTGTTTTTGATACAGCGTTTCACCAAACAATGAATGAAGAAACTTATCTTTACGGAGTACCTTATGAATGGTATACAAAATATGCTGTAAGAAAATATGGGTTCCATGGGACAAGTCATCGTTATGTAGCTGAACGTGTTGCTAAACTAATGGATAAAGACTTGAAAGATATAAATACAATCGTTTTACACTTAGGAAACGGGGCAAGTATTTGTGCTGTTCAAGGTGGTAGAAGTGTTGATACAACAATGGGGTTCACACCTCTTGCAGGGATCCTTATGGGTACTCGTAGTGGTGATATAGATCCTGCAATAGTTGAGTTTATAGCAGACAAAGAATCAAAAACAATAAAAGAAGTTATAAATGACTTAAATAAGAAATCTGGATATTTAGGTTTAAGTCAAAATTCTAGTGATTCAAGAGATCTATGGAATGCCGCACATAAAGGCGACAAACTTAGTTTATTAGCTGTGAAGAAACAAGTTAAGATGATTTGTGATTATGTTGCTGCTTATGCATTAACAATGGGTAGAGTAGATGCAATATGTTTTACGGCTGGAGTGGGTGAAAATGCAATTTTTACTAGACAATTAGTTGCAAAAAGATTAGCACCTCTCGGAG
Coding sequences within it:
- the hin_2 gene encoding DNA-invertase hin; translation: MAKKNRIIGYARVSTLEQKLDRQQIALKDYGCDIIFEEKVSGKKKQNRPQYKQMIKMLKEGDMVVTTEIDRMSRSTQDLIHMVNDFKKRGVGFVSINDTWLNTQGPMGDFIFTIMAGLAQYERAITSSRVREGMAAAQAKGVKFGAPRKNAEEVDAAIERYFRREATAKQLIAETGISRTQWFYHVRVEKARREEADKKKKTTKKK
- the pleD_2 gene encoding Response regulator PleD, giving the protein MITDVLKDVLDDLFEGAYVVDDQRQILYWNDGATKITGYSKDEVVNSFCFNNILRHVDHTGKELCLDGCPLKATLETGVKQESSVFLHHKNGHRIPVIVRTSPIYDKDNVVVGSLEIFTDSRYKQDLYTQNRRLQDLSTKDPLTRIYNRRYIDFQIKSLINSYSDFEQAFGLLYMDIDNFKKVNDTYGHVVGDEVLKLVSRTLNSNIRGEDVLGRYGGEEFIVVVKCSKPEELSLVSEKLRILIEKSSIITNNELVKITVSIGSTLFNVGESLESLVNRADKAMYNSKQTGKNKVTVY
- the ackA_2 gene encoding Acetate kinase produces the protein MKILAVNAGSSSLKFQLLKMPQEDVLVSGVIDRIGMDYSEIKIKLNGDKIVERFVCSDHSVAVELLLKKLLDLKAVKSLNEINGVGHRVVHGGEKFSDSVVITEDVIKAIEDVSDLAPLHNPANLTGIRAFQKALPNIKGVAVFDTAFHQTMNEETYLYGVPYEWYTKYAVRKYGFHGTSHRYVAERVAKLMDKDLKDINTIVLHLGNGASICAVQGGRSVDTTMGFTPLAGILMGTRSGDIDPAIVEFIADKESKTIKEVINDLNKKSGYLGLSQNSSDSRDLWNAAHKGDKLSLLAVKKQVKMICDYVAAYALTMGRVDAICFTAGVGENAIFTRQLVAKRLAPLGVLLDEEKNQIRGEERLISSEDSKIKVYLLPTNEEVMIARDTLRLGN